In Felis catus isolate Fca126 chromosome A2, F.catus_Fca126_mat1.0, whole genome shotgun sequence, the following proteins share a genomic window:
- the NR2C2AP gene encoding nuclear receptor 2C2-associated protein produces MTHSLVCPETVSRVSSVLNRNTRQFGKKHLFDQNEETCWNSDQGPSQWVILEFPQRIRVSQLQIQFQGGFSSRRGHLEGSQGNEALSKIVDFYPEDNNSLQTFPVPVAEVDRLKVTFEDAADFFGRIVIYHLRVLGERA; encoded by the exons ATGACCCACTCTTTGGTTTGTCCAGAGACAGTGAGCAG GGTGAGTTCAGTGCTGAATCGCAACACTCGGCAGTTTGGAAAGAAGCATCTGTTCGATCAGAACGAGGAAACGTGCTGGAACTCGGACCAG GGCCCCTCCCAGTGGGTGATACTAGAGTTTCCTCAGCGCATCCGTGTCTCCCAGCTGCAGATCCAGTTCCAGGGGGGTTTCTCCAGTCGCCGGGGTCACCTGGAAG GTTCCCAGGGGAATGAGGCTCTTAGCAAGATTGTGGACTTCTACCCTGAGGACAACAACTCACTTCAG ACCTTCCCTGTGCCAGTTGCCGAGGTGGACCGGctgaaggtgacatttgaggacGCCGCTGACTTTTTTGGCCGAATTGTCATCTACCACCTGCGCGTGCTGGGGGAGAGGGCGTGA